The stretch of DNA CCAACAAATTCGCTTAACGCTTTTCCAACGTCCTCTTGCCGCATCAAAGCTTCACCGATTAAAACCGCATCAACTCCAAGCTGCCCTACCATTTCGACATCCCTACGCGATTGAATACCGCTTTCCGAGACTAAAATAATTTCTTCAGGGATAATTTCAAGTAATTTCTCCGTAGTGGACAGGTCAATCTCAAATGTGGTTAAATCGCGATTGTTAACGCCGATGATTTCAGGTTCAGCCGTCATCGCTCTTTCTAATTCTTTTGTATTGTGAACTTCCACCAAACAGTCCAGGTTTATCTCGTCCGCTGCCGCCCGCAGCTCAGCAAATTGCGAGTTGGAAAGAATGGCCATGATTAATAAAACAGCGTCTGCGCCGAATGCCCTGGCCTCGATAACTTGATAGGGATCTAAAATGAAATCTTTTCGCAAAAGAGGAATGTCTACGGCCTTCTGTACTTGA from candidate division KSB1 bacterium encodes:
- the trpC gene encoding indole-3-glycerol phosphate synthase TrpC — protein: MAFLDEILKNKTQEIKQRIGKKPISELFEQVGGQRQPNSFSEVLRNEKVVQIIAEIKKASPSAGRLRENFEPVEIAESYQKNGAAAISVLTDERFFEGKLDYLGQVQKAVDIPLLRKDFILDPYQVIEARAFGADAVLLIMAILSNSQFAELRAAADEINLDCLVEVHNTKELERAMTAEPEIIGVNNRDLTTFEIDLSTTEKLLEIIPEEIILVSESGIQSRRDVEMVGQLGVDAVLIGEALMRQEDVGKALSEFVGAEKWSR